In the Nitrospirota bacterium genome, ATATCCTCGCAGAGAAATTCGCTTTGATTACTCCTGTGATAACATCAACAGATGGCCTCTGTGTGGCAAGGATGAGGTGAATCCCTGCTGCCCGTGCCATCTGTGCAAGCCTTGCTATTGAATCTTCAACATCATGTGCAGATACCAGCATAAGGTCTGCAAGCTCATCAATAAATATGACTATGTAAGGCAACATCTCTTCATCAGCTTTAAGCCTCTTATTGTAACCATCTATATTCCTCGCACCCTTTTCTGCAAGGAGCCTGTACCTGCGCTCCATTTCAACGACCATTTTCCTGAGGGCCTCAGCAGCCTCCTTCGGGCTTGTTATAACCGACATGCACAGATGCGGTATATCCTCGTAAATTGATAGCTCGAGGAGTTTCGGGTCAATCATCACCATCTTTATCTCTTTGGGGTTTGCCCTGTAAAGAAGACTCAGGACCATTGCATTTATGGCAACGCTCTTACCTGAGCCGGTTGCCCCTGCAACAAGGAGGTGTGGCATCCTGCCGAGGTCAGCCACAACAGGAGTTCCAAAAATATCTTTTCCGAGTGCGAAGGTCAGCTTTGAAGGGCTCCTTCGGAAAATATCCGATGAAAGAATCTCCTTCAGAAAAACATCCTCTCTTTCTTTATTCGGGACCTCAATGCCTAAGGCTGCCCTCCCTGCAATAGGAGAAATCCTCACGCTCATTGCCTTGAGGGCGAGTGCAAGGTCGTCTGCCAGAGATATTACCCTGTTTATCTTTACCCCTGGCGCAGGCTCAAATTCAAACAATGTTACAACAGGCCCGGGATAAACCTGGGTAACCTTCCCCTCTATTGAAAAGTCCTGAAGTTTTTTCTCCAGGAGGTTTGAATTAAAAATAAGTTCCTCCCTGCTCGGACGCGCCTTGGACAAAGGAGAGTCTTTTAAAAGCTCGATGCCCGGAAGCTCGTAATCGCCCTTTATCTGTTGCATCACCTTCGACTCCCGACGCTTCGGGATCGGCTCAGGAGGCAAAGGCAGAGGCTCACCTCTTAAAGGAGGAATCTCCTGAATCTGAGGAGGCATTTCCTCTTCCACAACAGGCCTTGCCTCGCGTGAGCTCTTTAGTGTCTTTATAAGACCCATAAGCGAAAACGGTATGAGGAACATCAAAGTAATAAAAGCGAGCGGGACAAAGAGCAGGTAAGAGCCTGTTGTGGACAAAATTTTTCTTGATGCCTTTGCGGATACAAAACCTATTGCGCCACCAGCGTTTGGGCCAAAGATGAGATTAAGCAGTGAAGAAAAGGATAATATCAGGAGAACCACTGCTGTAATAATAATCAGTTTTGGTCTTTTTTCTCTGTCAAAAAGTCTCCTTATGCCGTAAAAGCAAAAAATAACTGGCAGAGCGTATGCAGTGTAACCGATTATCTGAAGAAGGAAGTCTGATACATAAGCACCAAAAGGTCCAAGCAAATTACTGGTCTTTCCATGGCTGTATGTAAACAGCGATGGGTCCCAGGGGTTGTGACTCAAGAGGCTCAGGAGGATTACAAGGCCTGCAACAGAGGCTGTAATACCTAAAATTTCGTCCTTTATCCTGCTGCTCTTGTCCATACAGTTACTATGATAACAAAAGCAAGGATAAAACGATAATAGGCAAATGGCCTGAGAGAATGGTTCCTCAAAAAAGCAAGGAGATACTTTATGGCGAGGTGTCCTGCAATAGCAGATGCAATAATGCCCGCAATGAAGATGTTATAATCAAACCCTCCGGCAGACACCAGCTTCCTGGCCTCAAAGATACTCGCACCGGCAACAATCGGTGTGGCAAGTAAAAAAGAAAACCTTGCTGATGCTTCCCTCTGAAAGCCACACATGAGACCTGCAACTATCGTAATGCCTGACCTCGACACACCGGGGATAAGGGCAAGGGCCTGAGCAATCCCTATAATAACAGCGTCTTTCCTGCCAATCTTTTCAAAGGGCTTGTCTTTTTTTGTCCTCTCAACTAAAAACATCGCCGCTGCAACCACAGAGAGGGTAAAGACAATAAGCACAGGGCTTCTTATCTCCTCAAACTTATCGTGAAAAATCACACCTGCCAATGCAGCAGGTATAGTAGCAATGAAGATATGCCATACAAACCCGCCCTTCATCCTTATGGTCTTTAAAAGGTCAATCCAGTCCTTCCAGAAATAAG is a window encoding:
- a CDS encoding DNA translocase FtsK 4TM domain-containing protein produces the protein MDKSSRIKDEILGITASVAGLVILLSLLSHNPWDPSLFTYSHGKTSNLLGPFGAYVSDFLLQIIGYTAYALPVIFCFYGIRRLFDREKRPKLIIITAVVLLILSFSSLLNLIFGPNAGGAIGFVSAKASRKILSTTGSYLLFVPLAFITLMFLIPFSLMGLIKTLKSSREARPVVEEEMPPQIQEIPPLRGEPLPLPPEPIPKRRESKVMQQIKGDYELPGIELLKDSPLSKARPSREELIFNSNLLEKKLQDFSIEGKVTQVYPGPVVTLFEFEPAPGVKINRVISLADDLALALKAMSVRISPIAGRAALGIEVPNKEREDVFLKEILSSDIFRRSPSKLTFALGKDIFGTPVVADLGRMPHLLVAGATGSGKSVAINAMVLSLLYRANPKEIKMVMIDPKLLELSIYEDIPHLCMSVITSPKEAAEALRKMVVEMERRYRLLAEKGARNIDGYNKRLKADEEMLPYIVIFIDELADLMLVSAHDVEDSIARLAQMARAAGIHLILATQRPSVDVITGVIKANFSARISFQVSSKVDSRTVLDTHGAEQLLGKGDMLFVSPGSRTIRIHGAYVSEEEIRDVVNFIKAQGGPEYTAFESLDFEGHEEDEGFDDDRDELYQKAIAFAESVGEVSISSIQRRFKIGYNRAARIMDMMAEDGLVGPPMGAGKARRVIRRR
- a CDS encoding undecaprenyl-diphosphate phosphatase: MFEAIILGILQGLTEFIPVSSSAHLILMPWFFGWDGQVNTLAFSVALHFGTLLALVSYFWKDWIDLLKTIRMKGGFVWHIFIATIPAALAGVIFHDKFEEIRSPVLIVFTLSVVAAAMFLVERTKKDKPFEKIGRKDAVIIGIAQALALIPGVSRSGITIVAGLMCGFQREASARFSFLLATPIVAGASIFEARKLVSAGGFDYNIFIAGIIASAIAGHLAIKYLLAFLRNHSLRPFAYYRFILAFVIIVTVWTRAAG